One genomic region from Scomber scombrus chromosome 19, fScoSco1.1, whole genome shotgun sequence encodes:
- the LOC134000612 gene encoding serine/threonine-protein phosphatase PP1-beta catalytic subunit-like, translating to MAEGELNVDSLISRLLEVRGCRPGKIVQMSEAEVRGLCIKSREIFLSQPILLELEAPLKICGDIHGQYTDLLRLFEYGGFPPEANYLFLGDYVDRGKQSLETICLLLAYKIKYPENFFLLRGNHECASINRIYGFYDECKRRFNIKLWKTFTDCFNCLPIAAIIDEKIFCCHGGLSPDLQSMEQIRRIMRPTDVPDTGLLCDLLWSDPDKDVQGWGENDRGVSFTFGADVVSKFLNRHDLDLICRAHQVVEDGYEFFAKRQLVTLFSAPNYCGEFDNAGGMMSVDESLMCSFQILKPSEKKAKYQYGGVNSGRPVTPPRTAQAPKKR from the exons tGCGGGGATGCCGCCCCGGGAAGATAGTCCAGATGTCCGAGGCAGAAGTGCGGGGCCTCTGCATCAAATCAAGGGAGATCTTCCTCAGCCAGCCCATCCTCCTGGAGCTTGAGGCGCCCCTTAAGATCTGTG GTGATATCCATGGACAGTACACAGATCTACTGAGGCTGTTTGAGTATGGTGGCTTTCCTCCAGAGGCGAACTACCTTTTCCTGGGTGACTACGTGGACAGAGGTAAACAGTCCCTGGAAACCATCTGCCTGCTGTTGGCCTACAAGATCAAATACCCAGAGAACTTTTTCCTGCTCAGGGGCAACCACGAGTGTGCTTCCATCAACCGTATCTATGGATTCTACGATGAGT GCAAGCGCAGATTCAACATTAAGTTGTGGAAGACCTTCACTGACTGCTTTAACTGCCTCCCCATTGCTGCTATTATTGATGAGAAGATCTTCTGCTGCCACGGAG GGCTATCGCCTGATTTGCAGTCAATGGAGCAGATCCGCAGGATCATGAGGCCAACAGATGTACCTGATACAG GCCTGCTGTGTGACCTGTTGTGGTCTGACCCAGATAAGGATGTACAAGGCTGGGGAGAGAATGACCGCGGGGTGTCCTTCACCTTTGGGGCCGACGTGGTCAGCAAGTTCCTAAACCGTCATGACCTGGACCTCATCTGCAGAGCCCACCAG GTTGTGGAGGATGGATATGAGTTCTTTGCCAAACGCCAACTGGTCACACTTTTCTCTGCTCCAAACTATTGCGGGGAGTTTGATAACGCAGGCGGCATGATGAGTGTCGATGAATCCCTCATGTGCTCCTTCCAG ATCTTAAAGCCCTCAGAGAAGAAGGCCAAGTACCAGTATGGTGGTGTAAATTCTGGTCGGCCCGTCACCCCACCCCGCACCGCTCAAGCCCCCAAGAAGAGGTGA